A region from the Pontixanthobacter aestiaquae genome encodes:
- a CDS encoding Ig-like domain-containing protein gives MLVLSTTNVLAQSNDVEHEYDALGRLIVTEATTGANTGDTQSFCFDELGNRVDFKSSDDATKLSCALPPAPPPPTPPPPPPPPPPPPPPANSPPNAVNDSVAGECFGLAFVNLTANDSDPEPNYPLNLLAISAGSGGQASAAIVTSSVVEVYFGGQYDITTFTYTVEDSLGATDTATLTVASACQGGGGLPQQ, from the coding sequence GTGCTCGTTCTAAGCACAACAAATGTTTTAGCACAGTCAAACGATGTAGAACATGAGTATGACGCACTTGGGCGTTTGATTGTCACGGAGGCCACGACCGGCGCAAATACAGGTGATACGCAGTCTTTTTGTTTTGATGAGCTTGGCAATAGGGTAGATTTTAAGTCGAGCGATGATGCAACCAAGTTAAGTTGCGCACTGCCGCCTGCACCTCCACCTCCTACTCCGCCACCGCCGCCTCCACCGCCGCCTCCACCGCCGCCTCCCGCGAACAGCCCGCCAAACGCCGTGAACGATAGCGTGGCAGGCGAGTGCTTCGGGCTAGCGTTCGTTAATCTAACAGCCAATGACAGCGACCCAGAGCCAAATTATCCGTTAAACTTGTTAGCAATTAGCGCAGGTTCTGGCGGACAAGCTTCAGCCGCAATTGTGACGAGCAGCGTTGTTGAAGTGTATTTCGGCGGGCAATACGACATCACGACTTTTACTTATACCGTTGAAGATTCGCTTGGTGCGACCGACACTGCGACTCTCACTGTCGCGAGTGCCTGCCAAGGTGGCGGCGGGTTGCCGCAGCAGTAG
- a CDS encoding ImuA family protein, with translation MEVPTVQASQLMSLRQSTDTQWNPQIDYAPTQTEIFCSSDTAAGGGFAMAMAQKHGGDRPWLWVQDERSRKRSGVPYLYGLPESLRHDCHYVAADKVEDALFALEEGLKCSALSFVIGEISGDPKALGFTQSRRLAFASENYGVPLYLIRGDAERSLSAARMRWDIEAAMSLPCATNSKASGSPVWNAELFRSRLYRPSRWKLGHDDGALTIVSSANRLDMVAISGDRPLAEAGSA, from the coding sequence ATGGAAGTTCCCACGGTCCAAGCCTCTCAATTGATGAGCCTGCGCCAATCAACCGACACGCAATGGAACCCGCAGATCGACTATGCACCTACCCAAACCGAAATCTTTTGCAGCTCCGATACTGCAGCCGGAGGCGGGTTTGCGATGGCTATGGCGCAAAAGCATGGAGGCGACCGCCCTTGGCTGTGGGTTCAGGATGAACGGTCCCGCAAGCGTTCAGGCGTCCCCTATCTTTACGGTTTGCCAGAAAGCCTGCGGCACGACTGCCACTATGTCGCGGCTGACAAAGTTGAAGATGCCCTGTTCGCTTTGGAAGAAGGGCTGAAATGTTCAGCGCTCAGCTTTGTCATTGGCGAGATTTCTGGCGATCCCAAAGCATTGGGTTTTACGCAATCGCGGCGATTGGCGTTTGCCAGCGAGAATTACGGCGTTCCTCTGTATCTGATACGCGGCGATGCGGAGCGTTCACTCAGCGCGGCCCGTATGCGTTGGGATATCGAAGCGGCAATGTCGCTGCCTTGCGCCACCAACTCCAAAGCGTCCGGCAGTCCGGTCTGGAATGCGGAGCTGTTCCGCTCACGATTGTATCGACCTTCACGCTGGAAGCTGGGTCATGACGATGGAGCGCTTACAATCGTCTCATCGGCAAATCGTCTCGATATGGTTGCCATATCTGGCGATAGACCGCTGGCAGAAGCAGGCAGCGCCTGA
- a CDS encoding SOS response-associated peptidase: MFYLCSALQRRYASPKRTPEKSMCNLYRLSQSVTEIAKLFDAGGNLNANLPSHIYPASNGIVIESGYLRSMTWGFPLAQKSKKTGKPQKPKPVNNARTDKLDSFFWNNSFAERRCLIPLSAFAEAQGERGSITRTWMSLADDEVMVCAGVWRDSDEWGPCYSMIMTDASEQMKPIHNRMPVILTAQDRERFIDGDESDALALCTPFKGELEIDQTDEPWFNRK; the protein is encoded by the coding sequence TTGTTCTACTTATGTTCCGCTTTACAGCGCCGATATGCAAGCCCAAAAAGAACGCCGGAGAAAAGTATGTGCAACCTTTACCGCCTGAGCCAGTCCGTAACTGAGATCGCCAAGCTTTTTGATGCTGGCGGCAATCTCAACGCCAATTTACCCAGCCATATATATCCAGCCTCAAATGGAATTGTCATCGAAAGCGGCTATCTGCGCTCAATGACTTGGGGCTTCCCGCTAGCTCAGAAGTCGAAAAAGACTGGCAAGCCGCAAAAACCCAAACCAGTCAACAATGCCCGAACCGACAAGCTCGACAGTTTCTTTTGGAATAATAGCTTTGCTGAACGACGCTGCCTGATCCCGCTATCTGCATTTGCAGAAGCGCAAGGTGAGCGTGGCTCTATAACACGCACATGGATGTCTTTGGCTGACGATGAAGTGATGGTCTGCGCAGGAGTGTGGCGAGACAGCGATGAATGGGGACCGTGTTATTCGATGATTATGACTGACGCGTCTGAACAGATGAAACCGATCCACAACCGAATGCCGGTGATTTTGACAGCGCAGGATCGGGAACGATTTATTGATGGTGATGAAAGCGATGCCTTAGCATTGTGCACTCCGTTTAAAGGCGAGCTGGAGATCGATCAGACTGATGAGCCTTGGTTCAACCGCAAGTGA